One Candidatus Poseidoniia archaeon genomic region harbors:
- the mutS gene encoding DNA mismatch repair protein MutS — translation MSTPMMKQYYSIKREHPDALLMFRMGDFYETFGEDARTVSRELDIVLTARDRKAKNPVPLAGIPYHALDSYLAKLIRRGFRVAICDQLEDPKAARGLVKRGVVRIVSPGTVVEGALLGAGHNFLAAALESDGRFGLALLDISTGDFRAAQFASRGGLEAELVRHAPAEVLVAPVANATGADGDAGAAQADAGLAGWLRARGFAVTEAELAGWLHPVAAKALDKRFGALELEPLATTAAGAVLEYAGATQFSELAHLRPPVALATREQLVLDAVTLRNLEVVRAVGGGGVRDSLFGHLNATVTAGGGRTLREWLLRPLATLEPLAARHDAVGELVGKTLPRREIRDILKGFQDVERLLSRVGHGSASPRDLAGLGQSLATVGELQQLLTEEPLEAALLATTAGEIDPHPEVSKHLAQALVEEPPLVIRDGGIFCAGFSKKLDELRGQATQGREWVTALQAQERKQTGIARLKVGYNRVFGYYLEIPKKDAQKVPESYHRKQTVATGERYITPELKEQESAILRADERATALEGELFRELREWVLARLPSLQATARAVGQLDALAALAEVAGTRDYCQPEMSETGALHVSDGRHPVIERLREGEYIPNSLHLDDAQRQVMILTGPNMGGKSTYMRQIALICLLAQAGSWVPAASARLPLVDRIFTRVGAHDDLVHGHSTFMVEMLELANILQNATPRSLVLLDEIGRGTSTYDGLAIAWAVAEQLHGGKGVKTMFATHYHQLTDLARLLDRAFNAHMQAREEGHELLLLYRVAEGPADASFGVHVAQMAGVPDAVTARAREVLGKLEQDATVEVSTAGGPVQAVFDLAQAAAAEQKADPLREEIRKLDLMNLTPLQALEKLHDLQQELL, via the coding sequence ACCGGAAGGCGAAGAACCCGGTACCGCTCGCCGGCATCCCCTACCACGCGCTCGACAGCTACCTCGCCAAACTCATCCGCCGCGGCTTCCGCGTCGCCATCTGCGACCAGCTGGAAGACCCGAAGGCGGCGCGCGGGCTGGTGAAGCGCGGCGTGGTCCGCATCGTCAGCCCCGGCACCGTCGTCGAAGGCGCGCTGCTGGGGGCAGGCCACAACTTCCTCGCCGCCGCGCTCGAGAGCGACGGTCGCTTCGGGCTGGCGCTGCTCGACATCTCGACCGGCGACTTCCGCGCGGCGCAGTTCGCCAGCCGCGGCGGCCTCGAAGCGGAGCTGGTGCGGCACGCGCCGGCCGAAGTGCTGGTCGCGCCGGTCGCGAACGCGACCGGCGCCGACGGGGACGCTGGAGCCGCGCAAGCCGACGCTGGCCTTGCGGGCTGGCTCCGCGCGCGCGGCTTCGCCGTCACCGAAGCGGAGCTGGCGGGCTGGCTGCACCCGGTCGCGGCGAAGGCGCTCGACAAGCGCTTCGGCGCACTCGAGCTGGAGCCGCTGGCGACGACCGCCGCCGGCGCGGTGCTCGAATACGCCGGCGCGACGCAGTTCTCCGAGCTGGCGCACTTGCGCCCGCCGGTGGCGCTCGCGACGCGCGAGCAGCTGGTGCTCGACGCGGTGACGCTGCGCAACCTCGAAGTGGTGCGCGCGGTCGGCGGCGGTGGCGTGCGCGACTCGCTGTTTGGGCACCTGAACGCAACCGTCACGGCGGGCGGCGGCCGCACGCTGCGTGAATGGCTGCTGCGGCCGCTCGCGACGCTGGAGCCGCTGGCGGCGCGGCACGACGCGGTGGGCGAGCTGGTCGGGAAGACGCTGCCGCGACGCGAAATCCGCGACATCCTCAAGGGCTTCCAGGACGTCGAGCGGCTGCTGTCGCGCGTCGGCCACGGCTCGGCCTCACCGCGCGACCTCGCCGGGCTGGGGCAGAGCCTCGCCACCGTCGGCGAACTCCAGCAACTGCTGACGGAAGAGCCGCTCGAAGCGGCGCTGCTCGCGACGACCGCTGGCGAGATTGACCCGCACCCCGAAGTTTCGAAACATCTCGCACAGGCGCTGGTGGAAGAGCCGCCGCTGGTCATCCGCGACGGCGGGATTTTCTGCGCCGGCTTCTCGAAGAAGCTGGACGAACTGCGCGGGCAGGCGACGCAGGGGCGCGAGTGGGTCACCGCATTGCAGGCGCAGGAGCGCAAGCAGACCGGCATCGCCCGACTGAAGGTAGGCTACAACCGCGTCTTCGGCTACTACCTCGAAATCCCAAAAAAGGACGCGCAGAAGGTGCCCGAAAGCTACCACCGCAAGCAGACCGTCGCGACCGGCGAGCGCTACATCACCCCCGAGCTGAAGGAGCAGGAGTCCGCCATCCTGCGCGCCGACGAGCGCGCCACCGCGCTGGAGGGCGAGCTGTTTCGCGAGCTGCGCGAGTGGGTGCTGGCGCGGCTGCCGTCGCTGCAGGCGACCGCTCGCGCCGTCGGCCAGCTCGATGCGCTGGCGGCGCTGGCCGAAGTGGCCGGGACGCGCGACTACTGCCAGCCCGAAATGTCCGAGACCGGCGCGCTGCACGTCTCCGACGGCCGCCATCCCGTCATCGAGCGGCTGCGCGAAGGCGAGTATATTCCCAACTCGCTGCACCTTGACGACGCGCAGCGGCAGGTGATGATTCTCACCGGCCCCAACATGGGCGGCAAGTCCACCTACATGCGGCAGATCGCGCTCATCTGCCTGCTGGCGCAGGCCGGCTCATGGGTGCCGGCAGCGTCGGCGCGGCTGCCGCTGGTCGACCGCATCTTCACCCGCGTCGGCGCGCACGACGACCTGGTCCACGGCCACTCGACCTTCATGGTCGAGATGCTCGAGCTCGCCAACATTCTGCAGAACGCGACGCCGCGCTCATTGGTGCTGCTCGACGAAATCGGCCGCGGCACTTCGACTTACGACGGGCTGGCGATTGCGTGGGCCGTGGCGGAGCAGTTGCACGGTGGCAAGGGTGTCAAGACCATGTTCGCGACCCACTACCACCAGCTGACCGACCTGGCGCGGCTGCTCGACCGGGCGTTTAACGCGCACATGCAGGCACGCGAAGAAGGCCACGAACTGCTGCTGCTTTACCGCGTCGCCGAAGGCCCGGCCGATGCGTCGTTCGGCGTCCACGTCGCGCAGATGGCGGGCGTCCCCGACGCCGTGACGGCACGCGCCCGCGAAGTGCTCGGCAAGCTGGAGCAGGACGCCACCGTCGAGGTCTCGACCGCGGGCGGCCCGGTGCAGGCGGTCTTCGACCTGGCGCAGGCGGCAGCCGCCGAACAGAAAGCGGACCCGCTGCGTGAGGAAATCCGCAAGCTGGACCTGATGAACCTCACGCCGTTGCAGGCGTTGGAGAAGCTGCACGACCTGCAGCAGGAATTGCTCTAG